The following proteins are encoded in a genomic region of Brachypodium distachyon strain Bd21 chromosome 1, Brachypodium_distachyon_v3.0, whole genome shotgun sequence:
- the LOC100828545 gene encoding proline-rich protein 4, which translates to MASKKIATMTSLATFLVALLLLSCGGKGVDAARRLEEAPLDVPKPDLPAPLPEPGVLPKPDLPAPLPEPDVPPKPELPPPLPTPDVPPKPELPPPLPTPDVPPKPELPPPLPTPDVPPKPELPPPLPTPDVPPKPELPPPLPTPDVPPKPELPPPLPTPDVPPKPELPPPLPTPDVQPKPELPPPLPTPDVPPKPELPPPLPTPDVPPKPELPPPLPTPDVLPPPLPTPDVLPKPELLPPLPAPEVLPKPELPPKTEEPPKPEQPPLPTGDLPPKPEPELPPKPELPPLPTTGELPPKPELPKVELPAVPDARVPEPVEPKP; encoded by the coding sequence ATGGCTTCCAAGAAGATTGCCACCATGACTTCCCTTGCGACCTTCCTCGtagcgctgctgctgctctcatgcggcggcaagggcgttgacgcggcgcggcgcctGGAGGAGGCGCCGCTTGATGTCCCGAAGCCCGATCTGCCGGCGCCGCTTCCCGAGCCTGGCGTGCTTCCCAAGCCCGATCTGCCGGCGCCGTTGCCTGAACCTGACGTGCCGCCCAAGCcggagctgccgccgccgttgcccaCGCCTGACGTGCCGCCGAAGCCGGAGCTGCCTCCGCCGTTGCCCACGCCTGACGTGCCGCCGAAGCCGGAGCTGCCTCCGCCGTTGCCCACGCCTGACGTGCCCCCCAAGCCGGAGCTGCCTCCGCCGTTGCCCACGCCTGACGTGCCGCCGAAGCCGGAGCTGCCTCCGCCGTTGCCCACGCCTGACGTGCCCCCCAAGCCGGAGCTGCCTCCGCCGTTGCCCACGCCTGACGTGCCTCCCAAGCCGGAGCTGCCTCCGCCGTTGCCCACGCCTGACGTGCAGCCCAAGCCGGAGCTGCCTCCGCCGTTGCCCACGCCTGACGTGCCGCCCAAGCCGGAGCTTCCGCCGCCGTTGCCCACGCCTGATGTGCCGCCCAAGCCGGAGttgccgccgccattgcccaCGCCCGACGTGCTGCCGCCACCATTGCCCACGCCTGATGTGCTGCCGAAGCCAGAGCTGCTGCCTCCGTTGCCCGCACCAGAGGTGCTGCCTAAGCCAGAGCTGCCACCGAAGACAGAGGAGCCGCCGAAACCGGAGCAGCCACCGCTCCCCACCGGTGATCTTCCACCAAAGCCGGAGCCCGAGCTGCCACCGAAGCCAGagctgccgccgctcccgaCGACCGGTGAGCTTCCACCGAAGCCTGAACTACCCAAGGTGGAGCTGCCGGCCGTTCCTGATGCGCGCGTCCCGGAGCCCGTGGAGCCAAAACCGTGA